Proteins from a genomic interval of Macrobrachium nipponense isolate FS-2020 chromosome 28, ASM1510439v2, whole genome shotgun sequence:
- the LOC135201288 gene encoding uncharacterized protein LOC135201288, with amino-acid sequence MEFSFCLWFQLRLNTSVPTLFSYAVSETKTNAIFVYVNEGFFSYMNDITRNSTKLKYTFGPLQWYHVCLVKERLSTDSQQTATGGRTTSEASYNIILYLDGHKVYEDLSDVPFPLGGIMVIGQDQDGMGSAFVKDQALIGRVSFMAFAEALGPGDVEALFRCDVVKEPIPIAWRAHGRVSNTSFDICRSSGYRGTLLPYKTDNRRKAQNLCEMVNMRLALPRDEDENRMYSELLSRDDVCHGTPFLSHNIGWLGISYDEESGTLAEADSLRTFSKLDRNISDSKSPSVVLMSNGLWRSNWTRYGCPLCYGKPSGEFYLLGSEESETEVQPEVFYPRVDQDGAFFLYSFGGITVEKRDKWKFIDTNTNTTIASTEEPYFLGRKPWELLNISNDSRFYSHSSQLMLTLTKCSLDEFTCNDGDCIPMEQRCDFRPDCADEGEDETTCNILDIAADYETGSPPPQRPFNITASVSIKKVSSIDIMTETLQVSMRFSIKWCDSRLTFKNLLHSDRVNYLGQHLSTLWLPQLVVLNEETLAGTAEASKDLFVVKNGLPMRIGQDYVYRGAENSLVLKQKQSYYIACKFDMRAFPFDVQDCWINVTIGNAALDSMRLSAVLQTVDRNLKLNEYDVLACNLTVTRTTMVIRVTLRRYPDYHILSSYFPVFLLHLLGYGTLFIDPQDFQVREVLLATLL; translated from the exons atggagttCTCCTTCTGCCTCTGGTTTCAACTTCGTCTGAACACGTCCGTCCCGACTTTGTTTAGCTATGCAGTCAGTGAAACCAAAACCAATGCTATTTTCGTTT atGTCAACGAAGGATTTTTCTCCTACATGAATGACATTACTAGGAACTCTACCAAACTGAAGTACACTTTTGGACCTCTGCAGTGGTATCACGTTTGCCTGGTGAAGGAGAGACTGAGCACTGACAGCCAACAGACAGCTACAGGAGGGCGGACCACCTCTGAGGCGTCCTATAACATAATCCTGTACCTAGACGGGCACAAGGTGTATGAAGATCTGTCTGACGTTCCCTTTCCTCTCGGAGGCATAATGGTCATTGGACAGGACCAGGATGGAATGGGGTCCGCATTCGTCAAAGACCAGGCGCTCATTGGTCGCGTTTCCTTCATGGCCTTTGCAGAAGCCCTCGGACCAGGGGACGTCGAGGCGCTCTTTCGCTGCGACGTCGTTAAAGAACCGATTCCCATCGCCTGGAGGGCTCATGGACGGGTGTCGAATACTTCCTTCGACATCTGCAGAAGCAGCGGTTATAGGGGCACGCTGTTGCCATACAAGACAGACAACCGGAGAAAAGCCCAAAACCTCTGCGAGATGGTGAACATGAGGTTAGCCCTGCCGAGGGACGAAGACGAAAATCGAATGTACTCAGAGCTGTTGTCTCGAGACGACGTCTGTCACGGGACGCCCTTTTTGAGTCATAACATTGGCTGGCTGGGCATCTCGTACGACGAAGAGTCTGGTACACTGGCTGAAGCGGACAGCCTCCGGACGTTCAGCAAACTGGATCGCAACATCAGCGATTCCAAATCGCCCAGTGTTGTGTTGATGAGTAACGGTTTGTGGCGGAGTAACTGGACGCGATACGGCTGCCCTTTGTGTTACGGGAAACCCTCCGGCGAATTCTACCTCCTGGGCTCGGAGGAGTCTGAGACTGAGGTGCAGCCGGAGGTATTCTATCCGAGGGTGGATCAAGACGGCGCTTTCTTCCTGTATTCTTTCGGGGGGATCACCGTCGAGAAACGGGACAAGTGGAAGTTCATCGACACGAACACGAACACCACCATCGCTTCGACGGAGGAGCCCTACTTCCTGGGACGGAAGCCCTGGGAACTCCTGAATATCAGCAACGATTCCAGGTTCTATTCCCATTCCTCACAGTTAATGCTGACCCTCACCAAGTGCTCCCTGGATGAGTTCACTTGCAATGACGGCGACTGCATCCCTATGGAACAAAGGTGCGACTTTCGGCCCGACTGCGCCGACGAGGGAGAGGACGAGACAACTTGCAACATCCTGGACATTGCAGCTGACTACGAAACGGGGTCGCCGCCCCCTCAGAGACCCTTCAACATAACGGCGTCCGTGAGCATCAAGAAG GTATCTTCAATCGACATCATGACGGAGACCCTGCAGGTCTCCATGAGATTCTCTATAAAATGGTGTGACAGTCGCCTGACATTCAAAAATCTTCTGCATTCGGACAGAGTGAACTACCTTGGACAGCATCTGAGCACCCTTTGGCTTCCACAGCTCGTG GTCCTGAACGAGGAAACGCTTGCTGGAACTGCAGAAGCCAGCAAAGACCTGTTTGTTGTGAAAAATGGTCTTCCCATGAGAATCGGGCAAG ACTACGTCTACAGAGGGGCGGAGAATTCGTTGGTACTGAAGCAGAAGCAGTCATACTACATCGCCTGCAAGTTCGACATGAGGGCGTTTCCCTTCGACGTCCAGGATTGCTGGATCAACGTCACCATCGGCAACGCCGCCCTGGATAGCATGAGGCTCTCCGCCGTCCTCCAGACCGTGGACAGAAACCTGAAGCTGAATGAGTACGACGTCTTGGCGTGTAACCTCACGGTCACCAGAACCACAATGGTTATCAGGGTCACTTTACGGAGGTATCCAGACTACCACATTCTGTCGTCCTACTTTCCCGTGTTCTTGCTCCATCTCTTGGGATACGGGACACTCTTCATTGATCCACAGGATTTCCAGGTACGAGAAGTTCTACTCGCTACACTTTTATGA